In Girardinichthys multiradiatus isolate DD_20200921_A chromosome 18, DD_fGirMul_XY1, whole genome shotgun sequence, a single window of DNA contains:
- the LOC124883764 gene encoding sarcolipin, whose translation MDRSVQELFLNFMIVLITVLLMWILVKTYQD comes from the coding sequence ATGGACCGCTCGGTACAGGAGCTGTTCCTCAACTTCATGATCGTCTTAATCACTGTTCTTCTGATGTGGATACTGGTGAAAACTTATCAGGACTGA
- the kbtbd3 gene encoding kelch repeat and BTB domain-containing protein 3 isoform X4, with product MFEVDMRERGDGSVTLANQCPKAVGSFLDFAYSGEVLITDGNVDILFQLASFLQVPVLSRACSDFLIATMDLCNCLPFLSLAEAYGSASLLHSASEFVVRNFFDLSKTQEFLEMQENVLKACLRSDALNVPSEETVVMSLLKWIHHDLPGRQKLLSELMSLSRLHHLPAASLKTLCDSHPLICSDDSCLTLLSEAQGKQIQYNGLLTDARPATMKSYIYIHKTEENGENRHTFCYCLETDQWKELQTDLGEASMPDPPGSYLSSYAEKMFITGGCRGNCCRAIRLHVAEPFHSATDEVWCFCPVTLTCTPAPAMLKPRTMHTAVTCLDRVYVIGGRTKGSRGEAPSLLEVEYYNPLNQGWSSVSQLPNAIFFPEASACGSVIYMLGSEVEITDSFNPSLDCFFRYDAQQDQWSRLVAEFGQFFHATLVKAVSINNTLHLCDLSTYKIYSFCPETCVWKGEGSFECAGFNAGAVGMRDRIYILGGDYSPDEITDEVQVYYSGRSQWEEVTPMPRALTEFHCQVISFNQYRDPWAE from the exons ATGTTTGAGGTCGACATGCGAGAGCGTGGAGATGGCTCAGTAACCCTTGCTAATCAGTGCCCCAAGGCTGTGGGTTCTTTCCTGGATTTTGCCTACTCTGGAGAGGTTCTCATCACTGATGGCAACGTTGACATACTGTTCCAGCTTGCTTCTTTTCTGCAG GTCCCTGTCCTGTCCAGAGCATGCAGTGACTTCCTGATAGCAACAATGGATCTTTGTAACTGTCTTCCCTTCTTGTCCCTGGCAGAGGCATATGGTTCAGCCTCTCTCCTTCACAGTGCCAGCGAGTTTGTGGTTAGGAACTTTTTTGACCTGTCCAAAACACAGGAGTTCTTGGAGATGCAG GAAAATGTCTTAAAGGCCTGCCTAAGGTCAGATGCTCTAAACGTTCCCAGCGAGGAGACAGTTGTGATGTCTCTTCTTAAATGGATACATCATGATTTGCCAGGGAGACAGAAGCTGCTCTCAGAACTGATGTCTCTGAGCCGACTTCACCACCTGCCTGCAGCTTCCCTGAAG ACTTTGTGTGATTCACACCCACTCATCTGCAGTGATGACTCCTGTCTTACACTCCTATCAGAGGCCCAGGGCAAACAGATTCAGTACAATGGCCTGCTCACCGATGCCAGACCCGCGACCATGAAGAGCTACATCTACATTCACAAGACAGAGGAAAACGGGGAGAACCGCCACACCTTCTGCTACTGCTTGGAAACAGACCAGTGGAAAGAACTGCAAACAGACCTAGGGGAGGCTTCCATGCCAGATCCACCTGGGTCTTATCTGAGCAGCTATGCTGAGAAG ATGTTTATCACAGGCGGTTGCCGGGGGAACTGCTGCCGGGCAATTCGCCTCCATGTGGCAGAACCCTTCCACAGTGCCACTGATGAGGTTTGGTGTTTTTGCCCTGTGACCTTAACCTGCACGCCTGCACCGGCCATGTTGAAGCCCAGAACCATGCACACAGCTGTGACCTGCCTTGACCGGGTGTATGTCATTGGGGGACGGACCAAGGGATCCAGAGGGGAGGCCCCGAGTCTGTTGGAG GTGGAGTACTATAATCCTCTGAATCAGGGCTGGTCCTCTGTTAGCCAACTGCCAAATGCCATCTTCTTCCCAGAGGCCAGTGCTTGTGGCAGTGTTATTTATATGCTTGGGTCTGAGGTTGAGATCACAGATTCATTTAATCCCTCACTGGACTGCTTCTTCCGCTATGATGCCCAGCAGGATCAGTGGAGCCGTCTGGTGGCAGAGTTTGGGCAGTTCTTCCACGCCACACTGGTCAAGGCGGTGTCAATAAACAACACGCTTCACCTCTGCGATCTGTCTACGTACAAG atTTACAGTTTCTGCCCAGAGACCTGTGTGTGGAAGGGTGAGGGCTCGTTTGAATGTGCAGGATTCAACGCAGGAGCTGTAGGGATGAGGGACAGAATCTACATTCTCGGTGGAGACTATTCACCGGATGAGATCACAGACGAAGTTCAG GTGTACTACAGTGGGAGGAGTCAATGGGAGGAAGTTACACCCATGCCCAGAGCGCTCACTGAGTTCCACTGTCAGGTCATCAGCTTCAACCAATACAGAGACCCATGGGCAGAATGA
- the kbtbd3 gene encoding kelch repeat and BTB domain-containing protein 3 isoform X1, whose protein sequence is MDEHRGVCTSLTFSRNTSTPVGSEPGNTPQCNGAPERWTHLRVAESQGLQLLGVFRSFREQGLLFDFIIIVQEHEFPCHRCVLTACSDFFRAMFEVDMRERGDGSVTLANQCPKAVGSFLDFAYSGEVLITDGNVDILFQLASFLQVPVLSRACSDFLIATMDLCNCLPFLSLAEAYGSASLLHSASEFVVRNFFDLSKTQEFLEMQENVLKACLRSDALNVPSEETVVMSLLKWIHHDLPGRQKLLSELMSLSRLHHLPAASLKTLCDSHPLICSDDSCLTLLSEAQGKQIQYNGLLTDARPATMKSYIYIHKTEENGENRHTFCYCLETDQWKELQTDLGEASMPDPPGSYLSSYAEKMFITGGCRGNCCRAIRLHVAEPFHSATDEVWCFCPVTLTCTPAPAMLKPRTMHTAVTCLDRVYVIGGRTKGSRGEAPSLLEVEYYNPLNQGWSSVSQLPNAIFFPEASACGSVIYMLGSEVEITDSFNPSLDCFFRYDAQQDQWSRLVAEFGQFFHATLVKAVSINNTLHLCDLSTYKIYSFCPETCVWKGEGSFECAGFNAGAVGMRDRIYILGGDYSPDEITDEVQVYYSGRSQWEEVTPMPRALTEFHCQVISFNQYRDPWAE, encoded by the exons ATGGATGAACATCGAGGGGTGTGTACAAGTTTGACGTTCTCCCGTAACACCAGCACCCCTGTAGGTAGTGAACCTGGGAATACCCCACAATGCAACGGAGCCCCAGAGCGGTGGACGCATCTACGAGTGGCTGAGTCCCAGGGACTGCAGCTCCTTGGTGTGTTCAGATCGTTCAGGGAGCAAGGTCTGCTGTTTGATTTCATCATCATAGTCCAGGAGCACGAATTCCCCTGTCACAGATGCGTTCTTACAGCATGTAGTGATTTCTTCag AGCCATGTTTGAGGTCGACATGCGAGAGCGTGGAGATGGCTCAGTAACCCTTGCTAATCAGTGCCCCAAGGCTGTGGGTTCTTTCCTGGATTTTGCCTACTCTGGAGAGGTTCTCATCACTGATGGCAACGTTGACATACTGTTCCAGCTTGCTTCTTTTCTGCAG GTCCCTGTCCTGTCCAGAGCATGCAGTGACTTCCTGATAGCAACAATGGATCTTTGTAACTGTCTTCCCTTCTTGTCCCTGGCAGAGGCATATGGTTCAGCCTCTCTCCTTCACAGTGCCAGCGAGTTTGTGGTTAGGAACTTTTTTGACCTGTCCAAAACACAGGAGTTCTTGGAGATGCAG GAAAATGTCTTAAAGGCCTGCCTAAGGTCAGATGCTCTAAACGTTCCCAGCGAGGAGACAGTTGTGATGTCTCTTCTTAAATGGATACATCATGATTTGCCAGGGAGACAGAAGCTGCTCTCAGAACTGATGTCTCTGAGCCGACTTCACCACCTGCCTGCAGCTTCCCTGAAG ACTTTGTGTGATTCACACCCACTCATCTGCAGTGATGACTCCTGTCTTACACTCCTATCAGAGGCCCAGGGCAAACAGATTCAGTACAATGGCCTGCTCACCGATGCCAGACCCGCGACCATGAAGAGCTACATCTACATTCACAAGACAGAGGAAAACGGGGAGAACCGCCACACCTTCTGCTACTGCTTGGAAACAGACCAGTGGAAAGAACTGCAAACAGACCTAGGGGAGGCTTCCATGCCAGATCCACCTGGGTCTTATCTGAGCAGCTATGCTGAGAAG ATGTTTATCACAGGCGGTTGCCGGGGGAACTGCTGCCGGGCAATTCGCCTCCATGTGGCAGAACCCTTCCACAGTGCCACTGATGAGGTTTGGTGTTTTTGCCCTGTGACCTTAACCTGCACGCCTGCACCGGCCATGTTGAAGCCCAGAACCATGCACACAGCTGTGACCTGCCTTGACCGGGTGTATGTCATTGGGGGACGGACCAAGGGATCCAGAGGGGAGGCCCCGAGTCTGTTGGAG GTGGAGTACTATAATCCTCTGAATCAGGGCTGGTCCTCTGTTAGCCAACTGCCAAATGCCATCTTCTTCCCAGAGGCCAGTGCTTGTGGCAGTGTTATTTATATGCTTGGGTCTGAGGTTGAGATCACAGATTCATTTAATCCCTCACTGGACTGCTTCTTCCGCTATGATGCCCAGCAGGATCAGTGGAGCCGTCTGGTGGCAGAGTTTGGGCAGTTCTTCCACGCCACACTGGTCAAGGCGGTGTCAATAAACAACACGCTTCACCTCTGCGATCTGTCTACGTACAAG atTTACAGTTTCTGCCCAGAGACCTGTGTGTGGAAGGGTGAGGGCTCGTTTGAATGTGCAGGATTCAACGCAGGAGCTGTAGGGATGAGGGACAGAATCTACATTCTCGGTGGAGACTATTCACCGGATGAGATCACAGACGAAGTTCAG GTGTACTACAGTGGGAGGAGTCAATGGGAGGAAGTTACACCCATGCCCAGAGCGCTCACTGAGTTCCACTGTCAGGTCATCAGCTTCAACCAATACAGAGACCCATGGGCAGAATGA
- the kbtbd3 gene encoding kelch repeat and BTB domain-containing protein 3 isoform X2, whose amino-acid sequence MDEHRGVCTSLTFSRNTSTPVGSEPGNTPQCNGAPERWTHLRVAESQGLQLLGVFRSFREQGLLFDFIIIVQEHEFPCHRCVLTACSDFFRAMFEVDMRERGDGSVTLANQCPKAVGSFLDFAYSGEVLITDGNVDILFQLASFLQVPVLSRACSDFLIATMDLCNCLPFLSLAEAYGSASLLHSASEFVVRNFFDLSKTQEFLEMQENVLKACLRSDALNVPSEETVVMSLLKWIHHDLPGRQKLLSELMSLSRLHHLPAASLKTLCDSHPLICSDDSCLTLLSEAQGKQIQYNGLLTDARPATMKSYIYIHKTEENGENRHTFCYCLETDQWKELQTDLGEASMPDPPGSYLSSYAEKMFITGGCRGNCCRAIRLHVAEPFHSATDEVWCFCPVTLTCTPAPAMLKPRTMHTAVTCLDRVYVIGGRTKGSRGEAPSLLEQDQWSRLVAEFGQFFHATLVKAVSINNTLHLCDLSTYKIYSFCPETCVWKGEGSFECAGFNAGAVGMRDRIYILGGDYSPDEITDEVQVYYSGRSQWEEVTPMPRALTEFHCQVISFNQYRDPWAE is encoded by the exons ATGGATGAACATCGAGGGGTGTGTACAAGTTTGACGTTCTCCCGTAACACCAGCACCCCTGTAGGTAGTGAACCTGGGAATACCCCACAATGCAACGGAGCCCCAGAGCGGTGGACGCATCTACGAGTGGCTGAGTCCCAGGGACTGCAGCTCCTTGGTGTGTTCAGATCGTTCAGGGAGCAAGGTCTGCTGTTTGATTTCATCATCATAGTCCAGGAGCACGAATTCCCCTGTCACAGATGCGTTCTTACAGCATGTAGTGATTTCTTCag AGCCATGTTTGAGGTCGACATGCGAGAGCGTGGAGATGGCTCAGTAACCCTTGCTAATCAGTGCCCCAAGGCTGTGGGTTCTTTCCTGGATTTTGCCTACTCTGGAGAGGTTCTCATCACTGATGGCAACGTTGACATACTGTTCCAGCTTGCTTCTTTTCTGCAG GTCCCTGTCCTGTCCAGAGCATGCAGTGACTTCCTGATAGCAACAATGGATCTTTGTAACTGTCTTCCCTTCTTGTCCCTGGCAGAGGCATATGGTTCAGCCTCTCTCCTTCACAGTGCCAGCGAGTTTGTGGTTAGGAACTTTTTTGACCTGTCCAAAACACAGGAGTTCTTGGAGATGCAG GAAAATGTCTTAAAGGCCTGCCTAAGGTCAGATGCTCTAAACGTTCCCAGCGAGGAGACAGTTGTGATGTCTCTTCTTAAATGGATACATCATGATTTGCCAGGGAGACAGAAGCTGCTCTCAGAACTGATGTCTCTGAGCCGACTTCACCACCTGCCTGCAGCTTCCCTGAAG ACTTTGTGTGATTCACACCCACTCATCTGCAGTGATGACTCCTGTCTTACACTCCTATCAGAGGCCCAGGGCAAACAGATTCAGTACAATGGCCTGCTCACCGATGCCAGACCCGCGACCATGAAGAGCTACATCTACATTCACAAGACAGAGGAAAACGGGGAGAACCGCCACACCTTCTGCTACTGCTTGGAAACAGACCAGTGGAAAGAACTGCAAACAGACCTAGGGGAGGCTTCCATGCCAGATCCACCTGGGTCTTATCTGAGCAGCTATGCTGAGAAG ATGTTTATCACAGGCGGTTGCCGGGGGAACTGCTGCCGGGCAATTCGCCTCCATGTGGCAGAACCCTTCCACAGTGCCACTGATGAGGTTTGGTGTTTTTGCCCTGTGACCTTAACCTGCACGCCTGCACCGGCCATGTTGAAGCCCAGAACCATGCACACAGCTGTGACCTGCCTTGACCGGGTGTATGTCATTGGGGGACGGACCAAGGGATCCAGAGGGGAGGCCCCGAGTCTGTTGGAG CAGGATCAGTGGAGCCGTCTGGTGGCAGAGTTTGGGCAGTTCTTCCACGCCACACTGGTCAAGGCGGTGTCAATAAACAACACGCTTCACCTCTGCGATCTGTCTACGTACAAG atTTACAGTTTCTGCCCAGAGACCTGTGTGTGGAAGGGTGAGGGCTCGTTTGAATGTGCAGGATTCAACGCAGGAGCTGTAGGGATGAGGGACAGAATCTACATTCTCGGTGGAGACTATTCACCGGATGAGATCACAGACGAAGTTCAG GTGTACTACAGTGGGAGGAGTCAATGGGAGGAAGTTACACCCATGCCCAGAGCGCTCACTGAGTTCCACTGTCAGGTCATCAGCTTCAACCAATACAGAGACCCATGGGCAGAATGA
- the kbtbd3 gene encoding kelch repeat and BTB domain-containing protein 3 isoform X3, giving the protein MDEHRGVCTSLTFSRNTSTPVGSEPGNTPQCNGAPERWTHLRVAESQGLQLLGVFRSFREQGLLFDFIIIVQEHEFPCHRCVLTACSDFFRAMFEVDMRERGDGSVTLANQCPKAVGSFLDFAYSGEVLITDGNVDILFQLASFLQVPVLSRACSDFLIATMDLCNCLPFLSLAEAYGSASLLHSASEFVVRNFFDLSKTQEFLEMQENVLKACLRSDALNVPSEETVVMSLLKWIHHDLPGRQKLLSELMSLSRLHHLPAASLKTLCDSHPLICSDDSCLTLLSEAQGKQIQYNGLLTDARPATMKSYIYIHKTEENGENRHTFCYCLETDQWKELQTDLGEASMPDPPGSYLSSYAEKMFITGGCRGNCCRAIRLHVAEPFHSATDEVWCFCPVTLTCTPAPAMLKPRTMHTAVTCLDRVYVIGGRTKGSRGEAPSLLEDQWSRLVAEFGQFFHATLVKAVSINNTLHLCDLSTYKIYSFCPETCVWKGEGSFECAGFNAGAVGMRDRIYILGGDYSPDEITDEVQVYYSGRSQWEEVTPMPRALTEFHCQVISFNQYRDPWAE; this is encoded by the exons ATGGATGAACATCGAGGGGTGTGTACAAGTTTGACGTTCTCCCGTAACACCAGCACCCCTGTAGGTAGTGAACCTGGGAATACCCCACAATGCAACGGAGCCCCAGAGCGGTGGACGCATCTACGAGTGGCTGAGTCCCAGGGACTGCAGCTCCTTGGTGTGTTCAGATCGTTCAGGGAGCAAGGTCTGCTGTTTGATTTCATCATCATAGTCCAGGAGCACGAATTCCCCTGTCACAGATGCGTTCTTACAGCATGTAGTGATTTCTTCag AGCCATGTTTGAGGTCGACATGCGAGAGCGTGGAGATGGCTCAGTAACCCTTGCTAATCAGTGCCCCAAGGCTGTGGGTTCTTTCCTGGATTTTGCCTACTCTGGAGAGGTTCTCATCACTGATGGCAACGTTGACATACTGTTCCAGCTTGCTTCTTTTCTGCAG GTCCCTGTCCTGTCCAGAGCATGCAGTGACTTCCTGATAGCAACAATGGATCTTTGTAACTGTCTTCCCTTCTTGTCCCTGGCAGAGGCATATGGTTCAGCCTCTCTCCTTCACAGTGCCAGCGAGTTTGTGGTTAGGAACTTTTTTGACCTGTCCAAAACACAGGAGTTCTTGGAGATGCAG GAAAATGTCTTAAAGGCCTGCCTAAGGTCAGATGCTCTAAACGTTCCCAGCGAGGAGACAGTTGTGATGTCTCTTCTTAAATGGATACATCATGATTTGCCAGGGAGACAGAAGCTGCTCTCAGAACTGATGTCTCTGAGCCGACTTCACCACCTGCCTGCAGCTTCCCTGAAG ACTTTGTGTGATTCACACCCACTCATCTGCAGTGATGACTCCTGTCTTACACTCCTATCAGAGGCCCAGGGCAAACAGATTCAGTACAATGGCCTGCTCACCGATGCCAGACCCGCGACCATGAAGAGCTACATCTACATTCACAAGACAGAGGAAAACGGGGAGAACCGCCACACCTTCTGCTACTGCTTGGAAACAGACCAGTGGAAAGAACTGCAAACAGACCTAGGGGAGGCTTCCATGCCAGATCCACCTGGGTCTTATCTGAGCAGCTATGCTGAGAAG ATGTTTATCACAGGCGGTTGCCGGGGGAACTGCTGCCGGGCAATTCGCCTCCATGTGGCAGAACCCTTCCACAGTGCCACTGATGAGGTTTGGTGTTTTTGCCCTGTGACCTTAACCTGCACGCCTGCACCGGCCATGTTGAAGCCCAGAACCATGCACACAGCTGTGACCTGCCTTGACCGGGTGTATGTCATTGGGGGACGGACCAAGGGATCCAGAGGGGAGGCCCCGAGTCTGTTGGAG GATCAGTGGAGCCGTCTGGTGGCAGAGTTTGGGCAGTTCTTCCACGCCACACTGGTCAAGGCGGTGTCAATAAACAACACGCTTCACCTCTGCGATCTGTCTACGTACAAG atTTACAGTTTCTGCCCAGAGACCTGTGTGTGGAAGGGTGAGGGCTCGTTTGAATGTGCAGGATTCAACGCAGGAGCTGTAGGGATGAGGGACAGAATCTACATTCTCGGTGGAGACTATTCACCGGATGAGATCACAGACGAAGTTCAG GTGTACTACAGTGGGAGGAGTCAATGGGAGGAAGTTACACCCATGCCCAGAGCGCTCACTGAGTTCCACTGTCAGGTCATCAGCTTCAACCAATACAGAGACCCATGGGCAGAATGA